The window CGCTCGACTCGGCGCCCTCGGGCGAGACAGGATTACGGGCGTCGCGCCCGACCGTAAAGGCGCCATCTCCGTTTTGTCCGACATTTACTGCCCGCTCATTGAGCAGGCGCGCCCGATCCGGCGCGCGTCCCCTGTCCGCCGCTTGTGCAGTGCAGCAACCCGCGGCCCGCCGGGAGTTCGCGAGCTCCGAGGGCGCCCGAGCGAAGCCGGGCGTGGCACGGCCCTTGCTGCCCTTTGCGGCAAATTCGATCCCCGGGCGCCGGGCCCGCGCATCGAGATCCACGCCGCCGAGAGGACGCGCCGAGAGTGAAGACCGACACGACGCTTCCGTCCGGCCTGCCGCGCAGGCGTCCGGGCGTTCGCGCGGTCCGGCTCGCGCCGCGCGCTCGCTCGCCCCGGCCGCACAGGGTTTAGCCATGGGAATGGAATTCACCTCCGACCAGAAGCACTGGCTGGACGGCTTCGCCTCGGGCCTCGGCGCCATGAGGGCGATCGGCCGCGCTCCCGCCCCCGTGCAGAGCGAGCCGACCGGCCCGGACGCCGAGCAGATCAAGGCGCAGGACCGGCAGGTCGCCGCCGGCAAGAAGCTCGCCGACCAGGAGAAGTGGAAGCGTGCCGAGCACCCCTTCGAGTCCTTCGAGCGCCTGAAGGCCGTGGCGCTGACGGGCGCGCGGCCGAAGCCAGAGGACAACTTCCGCTGGCGCTACCACGGCCTGTTCTACGTGGGTCCCGCGCAAGACAGCTACATGTGCCGCATGCGCGTGCACAACGGCATCCTCAAGCACTGGCAGTTCGCCGCGATCGCGGACCTCGCCGACCGGGACGGCGGCGGCTACAGCCACGTCACCACGCGCTGCAACCTCCAGGTCCGCGAGATCCAGCCCGAGCGCGCGCCGCACTTCATCGAGGGGCTGGCGGACGTCGGCATCGTGCCGCGCGGCGCGGGCTCGGACAACATCCGCAACGTGACGGGGTCGGCCACGGCCGGCATCGACCCCGGCGAGCTGCTCGACACCCGCCCGCACGCCAAGGACTGGCACCACCACATCCTCAACACGCGCGCCATGTACAACCTGCCGCGCAAGTTCAACGTGAGCTTCGACGGCGCCGGCAAGATCGCGACGCTGGAGGACACCAACGACATCGGCTTCCAGGCCGTCGAGGTCATGGACGGCGCGCCGGTCCCGGCCGGCGTCTACTACCGGCTCGCGATCGGCGGCATCTCGGGCCACAAGGACCTCGCGCGCGACACGGGCGTCGTGCTCCCGCCCGGCGACTGCATCAAGATCGCCGACGCCATCATCCGCGTCTGGTCCGAGCACGGCGACCGCACGAACCGCAACCACGCGCGCATGAAATACGTGCTCGACGCCTGGGGCTTCGACAAGTTCCTGAGCCTCGTCGAGGAGAAGCTCGGCGAGACGCTCACCCGCGTCGACGCCGCCCACGTGGCGCCCCGCCCCGCCTATGACCGCCTCGGCCACATCGGCGTGCATCCGCAGAGGCAGGCCGGCCTGAACTACGTCGGCGTGGTTCTGGAGGCCGGCCGCCTGTCGACCGACCAGATGCGCGCGGTCGCGGAGATCTCCCGCCGCTACGGCGACGGCGATATCCGCCTCACCGTCTGGCAGAACTTCCTGATCTCGGGCGTGACCGACGCCGATGTGCCTGCCGTCCGCGCCGCCATCGAGGCGATCGGGCTCGACACCGAGGCCTCCACGATCCGCGCCGGCCTCGTGGCCTGCACGGGCTCGTTCGGCTGCAAGTTCGCCAACGCCGACACCAAGCGCAACGGCAACGAGATCGTCAGCCACATCGAGCCGCGCGTGCCGATGGACCAGCCGATCAACGTCCACCTCACGGGGTGCCCGAACTCCTGCGCGCAGCACTACATCGGCGACATCGGGCTGATCGGCGTGAAGGTGCCGGTCGGCGACGACGACACGGTGCCGGGCTACAACATCCACGTCGGCGGCGGCTGGGGCACGGAAGCCTCCATCGCCAAGTCGATCTTCCCCGACACCAGGGCCGAGGACGCGCCGGCGCGCGTCGAGAGCCTGCTCAGGGCCTATCTGGCGCACCGGGCCGCGCCGACCGAGAGCTTCCACAGCTTCGCCAACCGCCACCAGGTCGAGGCCCTGAAGAGCCTCGCCCAGTCCCACGCCGGGGAAGGAGCCGCCGCATGAGCGCCGCGCCGCAGTTCACCGTCACGATCCCCGACACCGCGCCCTTCTCGCCCGAGCAGCGCTCCTGGCTGTCGGGCTTCTTCTCGGCCTCGGTCGCCGCCATGGCGGCCGAGGGACCGCCGGTGGCCTCCAACGATTCCTCGGCCACGGTGGCCGACGGCCCCGTGCTCGCCACCAACGACGAGGCGCCCTGGCACGACCCGTCGCTGGAGCCCGAGGCCCGCATGGAGATGGCCAAGGATCGGCCGATCGCCCCCCGCCTGATGGCCGCCATGGCGCAGCAGGACTGCGGCCAGTGCGGCTACAACTGCGCCGACTACGCCAACGCCATCTTCCTCAAGAACGAGGAGCGGCTGAACCTCTGCGCGCCCGGCGGCAAGATCACGGCGCGGCTCCTCAAGGGGCTCGCGGTCGAGCTGAACGACGTCAACGGCGACAAGACGGCCGCCGACAGCGGCGCCGCCGAAGGCGGCAAGTCGCGCGCCGTCGAGGCCGCGCAGGCCGACGTGATCCCCGGCACGTCGCGCGAGCACCCGGCCGTCGCGGTGTTCAAGTCGCGCCGGCGCCTCAACCAGGAGGGCTCGGCCAAGGACACCTGGCACGTCGAGTTCGACCTGTCGCAGAGCGGCGTGAGCTACGTCGTCGGCGACAGCTTCGGCGTGTTCCCGAAGAACAACCAGGGCCTCGTCGACCAGATCATCGCCATGCTGGGCGCGTCCCACGTCACGGAGATCGACGGCAAGACGCTGCGCGCCGTCCTGCGCGAGGACGTCGACCTCGGGATCGCGCCCGACTCGCTGTTCGAGCTCTATTCCTACATCTCGGGCGGCAAGGCGCGCGAGAAGGCCCGCGCGCTGGCCAAGGGCGAGGACCCGGACGGCGACGCCGCGCAGCTCGACGTGCTGGCCGTGCTGCACAAGTTCCCCAACGTGCGGCCCCACCCCGAGGCTTT is drawn from Lichenibacterium dinghuense and contains these coding sequences:
- a CDS encoding NirA family protein yields the protein MGMEFTSDQKHWLDGFASGLGAMRAIGRAPAPVQSEPTGPDAEQIKAQDRQVAAGKKLADQEKWKRAEHPFESFERLKAVALTGARPKPEDNFRWRYHGLFYVGPAQDSYMCRMRVHNGILKHWQFAAIADLADRDGGGYSHVTTRCNLQVREIQPERAPHFIEGLADVGIVPRGAGSDNIRNVTGSATAGIDPGELLDTRPHAKDWHHHILNTRAMYNLPRKFNVSFDGAGKIATLEDTNDIGFQAVEVMDGAPVPAGVYYRLAIGGISGHKDLARDTGVVLPPGDCIKIADAIIRVWSEHGDRTNRNHARMKYVLDAWGFDKFLSLVEEKLGETLTRVDAAHVAPRPAYDRLGHIGVHPQRQAGLNYVGVVLEAGRLSTDQMRAVAEISRRYGDGDIRLTVWQNFLISGVTDADVPAVRAAIEAIGLDTEASTIRAGLVACTGSFGCKFANADTKRNGNEIVSHIEPRVPMDQPINVHLTGCPNSCAQHYIGDIGLIGVKVPVGDDDTVPGYNIHVGGGWGTEASIAKSIFPDTRAEDAPARVESLLRAYLAHRAAPTESFHSFANRHQVEALKSLAQSHAGEGAAA
- a CDS encoding sulfite reductase subunit alpha, giving the protein MSAAPQFTVTIPDTAPFSPEQRSWLSGFFSASVAAMAAEGPPVASNDSSATVADGPVLATNDEAPWHDPSLEPEARMEMAKDRPIAPRLMAAMAQQDCGQCGYNCADYANAIFLKNEERLNLCAPGGKITARLLKGLAVELNDVNGDKTAADSGAAEGGKSRAVEAAQADVIPGTSREHPAVAVFKSRRRLNQEGSAKDTWHVEFDLSQSGVSYVVGDSFGVFPKNNQGLVDQIIAMLGASHVTEIDGKTLRAVLREDVDLGIAPDSLFELYSYISGGKAREKARALAKGEDPDGDAAQLDVLAVLHKFPNVRPHPEAFVDALSPLQPRLYSISSSPNLNVGGLSLTVDAVRYQINKRKRTGVASTWLADAVEPGEELKVYVQKAHNFALPADLSKPVIMIGPGTGVAPFRAFLQERKASKATGKNWLFFGHQKSATDFFYREELDGLRKDGVLTRLSLAWSRDAGQKFYVQDRMREVGADLWRWLEEGAHVYVCGDAKRMAKDVEAAMVDIAATAGKKTTDEAIAFVSQLKKDKRFQLDVY